The candidate division WOR-3 bacterium genome window below encodes:
- a CDS encoding tetratricopeptide repeat protein: MKLFLLLLQILAIDLNPPEVQELIQSGLKFAYIERFDSAAFYFGKVVELYPENPAGYFFKSALLQLKMMDGCHFRDEKEYLDLIKKVRMLCTGILEQEENLWAEFYLGSSYAYQAVYEGLKRNYLETFNYGVKGGRILQGIIKKDSSFYDAYLGAGTYEYFWARASRYLPFLKLTDGNVEEALRKLHLAAEKSIYSGPTARNSLAFIYGEEKRFDIATLIIDSLLAEYPESKTFHWNKAELEFKKKNYEVALRNYEWLFCQYLDNTNYSNLAQCKLYIGKCHYELKNHTEAKKALKEVIGYKKYQDQYPLIKDYLREAYNLLSKILY; the protein is encoded by the coding sequence ATGAAACTCTTCTTGCTTCTGCTTCAAATTTTAGCAATCGATTTAAATCCTCCGGAAGTCCAGGAGCTCATCCAATCTGGGCTCAAATTTGCATACATAGAGAGATTTGATAGTGCAGCTTTCTATTTCGGCAAGGTGGTGGAGCTATATCCAGAAAATCCGGCAGGATATTTTTTCAAATCCGCTTTATTACAATTGAAGATGATGGATGGTTGCCATTTTCGCGATGAAAAAGAGTATTTAGATTTAATAAAAAAAGTTCGTATGCTCTGCACCGGTATTTTAGAACAAGAAGAAAATCTCTGGGCAGAATTTTATCTTGGCTCCAGTTATGCCTACCAGGCAGTTTATGAAGGACTGAAAAGGAATTATCTGGAAACTTTTAATTATGGTGTAAAAGGGGGGCGAATTCTTCAAGGAATAATAAAAAAGGATTCTTCTTTCTATGATGCTTATCTGGGCGCCGGAACCTATGAATATTTCTGGGCTCGGGCAAGTCGTTATCTCCCTTTTTTAAAACTCACGGATGGCAATGTGGAGGAGGCATTGAGAAAATTGCATCTGGCCGCTGAAAAGAGTATATATTCAGGACCCACTGCACGTAATTCTTTAGCCTTTATTTACGGTGAGGAAAAAAGATTTGATATCGCCACGCTCATCATCGATAGCCTCCTCGCTGAATATCCAGAATCCAAAACTTTCCACTGGAACAAAGCAGAATTAGAATTCAAGAAAAAAAATTATGAAGTGGCTTTGAGAAATTACGAGTGGCTTTTTTGCCAATATCTTGACAACACCAATTACTCTAATTTAGCCCAGTGTAAATTATACATCGGGAAATGCCATTATGAGTTAAAAAACCATACCGAAGCAAAAAAAGCTTTGAAAGAAGTTATCGGCTACAAAAAGTATCAGGACCAATATCCCTTGATAAAAGATTACCTCCGTGAGGCATACAATCTTTTGAGCAAAATTCTTTATTAA
- a CDS encoding glycosyltransferase, translated as MKKLLLISYYWPPCGGPGAIRPVKFARYLSHHGIIPIVLTRRNIAYHALDPELGKEVEDVIVYRTESFDPARILYCLGMKNYRPQKWQIPIKKGLNFPDNKVGWIPFAYSAGLKISFDYIFVTAPPFSAFITGYMLAKRTKKPLILDLRDAWLEFPFLPYENRIQQMFVLYWERKTLTAAALIITVSERIKKSLLDRYPSLENKTYVLPNGYDPSDFNELSFPEKFTISYLGTIRKERNPEPFLIALKKFMDENALKTDSIELKFIGHIEEEYRKLINKYSFARILGHQPYHQALKEFCRAHVALMITTGADFFFPSRQNEYLASGLPIISCGRSEGLFILNQAAKDNYPVKFFAYDDIDGMKEGIKDLYIKFKKNEIIRKPHPNLEYTRQNLTARLATLLRSIDKD; from the coding sequence ATGAAAAAACTCTTGCTCATATCCTATTACTGGCCTCCCTGTGGTGGTCCGGGTGCGATCAGGCCGGTCAAATTTGCCCGGTACCTTTCTCACCATGGTATTATTCCCATAGTGCTTACGCGCCGAAATATTGCCTACCACGCCCTGGATCCGGAATTGGGGAAAGAGGTGGAGGATGTCATTGTTTATCGGACCGAATCTTTTGATCCGGCGCGGATTTTATATTGCTTGGGAATGAAAAACTATCGTCCCCAAAAATGGCAGATACCAATAAAGAAGGGACTAAATTTTCCAGATAATAAGGTAGGGTGGATTCCCTTTGCATATTCGGCAGGATTGAAGATCTCCTTCGATTACATCTTTGTCACCGCACCCCCTTTTAGTGCGTTTATTACCGGCTACATGCTCGCGAAACGGACCAAAAAACCTTTAATCCTTGATCTCCGCGATGCCTGGCTGGAATTTCCCTTCCTACCTTATGAAAATCGAATCCAGCAGATGTTCGTCCTTTACTGGGAAAGAAAGACGCTCACTGCTGCGGCTTTGATTATCACCGTAAGCGAACGGATAAAAAAATCCCTCCTGGACCGTTATCCCAGTTTAGAAAACAAGACCTATGTCCTGCCGAATGGTTATGATCCAAGCGATTTCAATGAGCTATCTTTTCCTGAAAAATTCACCATCTCCTACCTCGGGACGATCCGAAAAGAAAGAAATCCTGAGCCATTTTTAATTGCCCTTAAAAAATTCATGGATGAAAACGCCCTAAAGACTGATAGTATTGAGTTAAAGTTTATCGGACATATTGAAGAAGAATACAGAAAATTAATTAATAAATACTCTTTCGCCCGAATCCTCGGACACCAACCCTATCATCAAGCATTAAAGGAATTCTGCCGCGCCCATGTTGCCTTGATGATTACCACCGGCGCTGATTTTTTCTTTCCCAGCCGGCAAAATGAATATCTGGCAAGTGGGCTGCCCATAATCTCCTGCGGACGGTCCGAGGGGCTTTTTATTTTAAACCAAGCCGCAAAAGATAATTATCCAGTTAAATTTTTTGCTTACGATGATATTGATGGGATGAAAGAAGGGATAAAAGATCTCTATATAAAGTTTAAAAAAAATGAAATCATCCGCAAGCCGCATCCGAATTTAGAATATACTCGACAAAATCTCACTGCCCGTCTCGCCACATTGTTGAGAAGTATTGACAAAGATTAA
- the secG gene encoding preprotein translocase subunit SecG encodes MYGVIFALHVLICILLIIVVLLQQTRGAGMSSVFGGGGSDSLFGGKGATPFFIKLTSGLAVAFFLTSLFLVLLSRRPLAKTAVEKGLETEIPVAPASPIPEEPAPSLPQEGGE; translated from the coding sequence ATGTACGGAGTGATCTTCGCCTTACACGTGCTCATTTGCATCTTATTGATCATTGTGGTCCTACTCCAGCAGACGCGAGGTGCGGGTATGTCAAGTGTCTTTGGTGGTGGAGGTTCAGATTCGCTCTTTGGCGGAAAAGGTGCAACACCGTTCTTCATTAAACTAACCTCCGGATTGGCTGTGGCTTTTTTTCTCACTTCTCTCTTCCTCGTGCTTCTTTCCCGGCGGCCCCTGGCTAAAACTGCCGTGGAAAAGGGTCTGGAGACCGAAATCCCAGTAGCACCTGCCAGCCCAATTCCGGAAGAACCAGCACCCTCATTACCCCAAGAAGGAGGTGAGTAA
- the rplU gene encoding 50S ribosomal protein L21 — MFAVIKTNSHQYVVAKGDRIVIPALLGESGKEIAFDKILMIKDEQGVVLGKPYIEGAVVKGVIKKTGKMPKVIVYKFIRRENYRRKKGHRQQFTEVEITEIKR; from the coding sequence ATGTTTGCGGTCATCAAGACCAATAGCCACCAATATGTGGTCGCAAAAGGTGATAGAATCGTCATACCGGCTTTGCTTGGTGAATCGGGAAAAGAGATTGCCTTTGATAAAATTTTGATGATAAAGGATGAGCAGGGTGTTGTATTGGGAAAACCTTATATTGAAGGTGCGGTGGTGAAGGGTGTGATAAAAAAAACTGGTAAGATGCCGAAGGTTATCGTCTATAAATTTATCCGTCGGGAAAACTATCGCCGCAAAAAGGGACATCGCCAACAGTTCACCGAAGTGGAGATCACGGAGATAAAGAGATAA
- the rpmA gene encoding 50S ribosomal protein L27 — translation MAHKKGTGSAKNGRDSEGKRLGVKRFDGQIVNTGEIIIRQRGTRIHPGLNAGMGKDYTIYALTRGRVKFGWTKGGKRIVSIIPLTA, via the coding sequence ATGGCACATAAAAAAGGCACGGGTTCAGCCAAAAATGGTCGGGATTCCGAAGGCAAAAGGCTGGGGGTAAAAAGATTTGATGGACAGATTGTAAATACCGGTGAAATCATTATTCGCCAGCGGGGAACTCGTATCCACCCGGGGTTAAATGCAGGGATGGGCAAAGATTATACCATTTATGCCCTCACCCGGGGACGTGTAAAATTTGGCTGGACCAAGGGTGGGAAAAGAATTGTATCAATTATACCCCTCACCGCCTGA
- a CDS encoding PhzF family phenazine biosynthesis protein → MAKWVKAKRLSVFTSNPYAGNPAWVVMGADDIKDEDLKLLANDLNPVSDTAFVLSEQTHEADIYLRFFTGSGEINFSGHASIAAYFALSGENILNLKEPETTVRQRTKAGIQIVDLRVKDNKITRATMTLAKPNYLDIEVNPVQLSRILGISQHDLLAANLPFDIISTGYYDLIVPIKSLEIMKNIKPDFTFMNNFCIRLGIHGIIVFCMETFEPGDTVFMRHFAPVVGINEDPISGAAAGSVGCYLIRKNLIEPSNFSRIIVEQGYLQNRQGKVYVHVECSRDQIYRVKVGGNAVLTFTGYILAP, encoded by the coding sequence ATGGCGAAGTGGGTTAAGGCTAAAAGATTGAGTGTCTTCACCTCCAATCCCTATGCGGGCAATCCGGCATGGGTGGTGATGGGTGCGGATGATATTAAAGATGAAGATTTAAAGTTACTTGCCAACGATTTAAATCCGGTTTCGGATACTGCCTTTGTGCTCTCGGAACAAACCCACGAAGCCGATATTTATCTCCGTTTCTTTACCGGATCCGGAGAAATCAATTTTTCTGGACATGCCTCAATTGCGGCATATTTTGCGTTGAGCGGCGAGAATATTTTGAATTTAAAAGAGCCGGAGACGACGGTGCGCCAGCGCACCAAGGCGGGTATACAAATCGTCGACTTACGAGTAAAGGATAATAAAATAACCCGCGCCACCATGACCCTTGCCAAACCCAATTATCTGGATATTGAAGTTAATCCAGTTCAGTTATCCAGAATCTTAGGTATAAGTCAACATGACCTTTTGGCGGCCAATCTCCCCTTTGATATCATCTCAACTGGTTATTATGATTTGATCGTGCCAATAAAATCTTTGGAAATAATGAAGAATATCAAACCCGATTTTACCTTCATGAATAATTTCTGTATCCGCTTGGGGATCCATGGTATAATCGTCTTCTGCATGGAGACATTTGAACCCGGGGATACTGTATTTATGAGACACTTCGCTCCGGTTGTAGGTATCAACGAGGACCCGATTTCGGGTGCGGCTGCAGGAAGTGTTGGCTGTTATTTGATAAGAAAAAATCTCATTGAACCGAGCAATTTTTCAAGGATTATTGTGGAGCAGGGTTATCTCCAAAATCGGCAGGGGAAAGTCTATGTTCATGTGGAATGCAGTCGCGATCAAATCTACCGGGTAAAAGTAGGAGGGAATGCTGTTTTAACATTTACAGGCTATATACTTGCTCCTTAA